The Nitrospira sp. genome window below encodes:
- the frr gene encoding ribosome recycling factor: MSNAATIRQSFITHMDQALEHLRKDLSGLRTGRASVALLDGIRVDYYGTMTPLKQVANVATPEARLITIQPWEPNLIKEIEKAISNSGLGVTPSNDGKLIRVPLPPLTEERRKELTKICKKHGEETKVKIRGFRRDANEELKKLQKDAKLTEDELRKAEQETQKLIEQYGQKIDEIIKKKEQEIMEV, translated from the coding sequence ATGTCCAATGCAGCGACGATTCGGCAGTCGTTTATCACTCACATGGATCAGGCTCTCGAGCATCTTCGGAAAGACTTGTCCGGTCTTCGAACCGGACGAGCGTCGGTTGCCCTCCTCGACGGGATTCGTGTTGACTACTATGGCACGATGACACCGCTCAAACAGGTCGCGAATGTGGCCACTCCTGAAGCGCGATTGATCACTATTCAACCATGGGAACCGAACCTCATCAAGGAGATTGAGAAGGCGATTTCCAACTCGGGTTTAGGTGTGACACCCTCGAACGACGGCAAACTCATTCGCGTTCCCCTTCCGCCTTTGACGGAAGAGCGGCGCAAGGAGTTGACCAAGATCTGTAAGAAGCATGGTGAGGAAACCAAGGTAAAAATACGGGGCTTTCGTCGTGACGCGAATGAAGAACTAAAGAAGCTTCAAAAAGACGCGAAGCTGACTGAAGACGAACTGCGGAAAGCAGAACAAGAAACTCAAAAGCTGATTGAGCAATACGGCCAGAAGATTGACGAGATCATCA
- a CDS encoding UMP kinase: MSTAKYRRLLLKVSGEMLAGEQGYGIQPSILENLAKEISSVVALDVQVAIVIGGGNIFRGIAASAAGMERASADYMGMLATVLNALALQNALERVGVMTRVQSAIEMRQLAEGYIRRRAIRHLEKNRVVIFAGGTGNPYFSTDTAAVLRAMEISAQVIMKGTKVDGIYEADPVTNPSAKKYDSISFLSILNQNLKVMDSTAISLCMDNKLPLVVFNLKISGNFKRVALGESLGTLVTASDR; the protein is encoded by the coding sequence ATGAGCACTGCGAAATACCGGCGTCTCCTATTGAAAGTCAGTGGGGAGATGTTGGCCGGAGAGCAGGGCTACGGTATTCAGCCGTCTATTCTTGAAAATCTTGCCAAGGAAATCTCCTCAGTGGTCGCGCTCGATGTACAGGTTGCGATCGTCATAGGAGGCGGGAACATCTTCCGTGGAATCGCGGCGAGTGCGGCCGGGATGGAGCGCGCTTCGGCCGACTATATGGGAATGTTGGCGACGGTACTCAATGCGCTGGCCCTCCAGAATGCACTGGAACGTGTCGGTGTCATGACGCGCGTGCAATCTGCCATTGAGATGCGCCAACTTGCGGAGGGATACATACGCCGAAGGGCGATTCGCCATCTTGAAAAGAATCGGGTGGTGATTTTTGCCGGGGGAACGGGGAATCCGTACTTTTCAACGGATACGGCCGCTGTCCTTCGAGCGATGGAGATCAGCGCGCAGGTGATTATGAAGGGGACCAAAGTCGATGGGATCTATGAAGCGGATCCTGTGACGAACCCATCGGCAAAAAAATACGACAGCATCTCCTTCCTCTCTATTCTCAATCAGAACCTGAAAGTCATGGATTCCACTGCGATCAGCTTGTGCATGGATAATAAGCTACCGCTTGTGGTATTCAACTTAAAAATCAGTGGAAATTTCAAACGTGTGGCTTTAGGTGAGTCGCTCGGAACGTTAGTGACGGCCAGCGACCGCTGA
- the tsf gene encoding translation elongation factor Ts — translation MAGSSQLVKELREKTGAGILDCQKALTENGNDVEKAVDYLRQKGLAAAAKKAGRETNQGLVHSYIHMGGKIGVLIEVNCETDFVARNEEFKSFVNDLALQVAAAKPSFVKREDVPSDVAEKEKTIYEGQAKEMGKPPAAWPKIVEGKLEKYYQENCLLEQSFIKDPAVTIKDLVAQKVAKIGENMNIRRFTRYQLGEA, via the coding sequence ATGGCAGGATCCAGTCAGCTTGTGAAGGAACTTCGCGAAAAAACAGGAGCCGGAATTCTCGATTGTCAGAAGGCTCTTACCGAAAACGGGAATGATGTCGAGAAGGCCGTTGATTACTTGCGCCAAAAGGGATTGGCCGCCGCGGCTAAGAAGGCCGGGCGAGAGACCAACCAAGGGTTAGTCCACTCGTACATCCACATGGGCGGAAAGATCGGGGTTCTGATCGAGGTCAATTGTGAAACCGATTTTGTGGCGCGTAACGAAGAATTCAAATCCTTCGTGAACGACCTCGCGCTTCAAGTCGCCGCCGCGAAGCCGTCGTTTGTGAAACGAGAAGATGTGCCCTCTGATGTCGCCGAGAAGGAAAAAACGATTTACGAGGGCCAGGCCAAAGAAATGGGAAAGCCTCCTGCCGCATGGCCGAAGATTGTCGAAGGCAAGCTTGAGAAGTACTACCAGGAAAATTGTTTGCTTGAACAGTCATTCATCAAAGATCCGGCCGTCACCATCAAGGACCTTGTTGCCCAAAAGGTCGCCAAGATCGGTGAGAATATGAACATCCGTCGTTTTACTCGCTACCAGTTAGGCGAAGCATGA
- the rpsB gene encoding 30S ribosomal protein S2, which produces MGVVAIKDLLEAGVHFGHQTNRWNPKMKKFLFGERNGIYIIDLQQTVARMEHTYAFVRDLVAAGDSVLFVGTKRQAAEILEEEAKRANMYFVNQRWLGGMLTNFQTIRRSIDKMKKMETTLLNPSEHGLKKKEVLLMQKDIAKLQKYLSGIKNMRSLPGAVFVLDTRIEKIAVQEAKRLDIPVIAILDSNCDPDHIAHPIPGNDDAIRSIKLITSKIADACIEGAQLKIQREEAEFRSAPSGGEKKLAMRAETAPVS; this is translated from the coding sequence ATGGGGGTGGTAGCGATCAAGGACTTGCTGGAAGCTGGAGTTCACTTTGGGCATCAGACAAACCGCTGGAACCCAAAGATGAAAAAGTTTTTATTCGGTGAACGAAACGGTATTTATATCATCGATCTACAACAAACCGTCGCGCGGATGGAACATACCTATGCCTTTGTCCGGGACCTTGTCGCAGCGGGAGATTCTGTATTGTTCGTCGGCACCAAACGGCAGGCAGCAGAAATCCTCGAAGAAGAAGCCAAACGGGCCAACATGTATTTTGTCAATCAGCGATGGCTGGGTGGCATGTTGACCAATTTCCAGACTATTCGACGTAGTATCGATAAGATGAAAAAGATGGAGACCACACTCCTCAATCCCAGCGAACATGGCCTCAAAAAAAAGGAAGTCCTTCTGATGCAGAAGGATATCGCGAAGCTCCAAAAGTATCTCTCAGGCATCAAGAACATGCGCAGCCTCCCAGGAGCTGTCTTTGTGCTTGATACGCGAATCGAGAAAATTGCCGTACAGGAGGCCAAGCGACTTGATATCCCGGTCATTGCCATCCTGGATAGTAACTGTGATCCTGATCATATTGCTCACCCGATTCCTGGAAACGACGACGCCATTCGTTCCATCAAATTGATCACGTCTAAGATTGCTGATGCGTGCATCGAAGGCGCGCAGCTTAAGATCCAGCGAGAGGAAGCAGAGTTCCGGTCAGCTCCTTCTGGCGGAGAAAAGAAACTTGCCATGCGGGCTGAGACCGCTCCGGTTTCCTAA
- the argJ gene encoding bifunctional glutamate N-acetyltransferase/amino-acid acetyltransferase ArgJ translates to MVGRKRIGITAPLGFQATGVHCGIKKSKLLDLALCVSEVSGPIAGVFTKNCVAAAPVLLDRRHLRSHRGRAIIVNSGNANACTGKQGLIDAEAMATAVARRLVVPVEHVFVGSTGVIGRSLPVERIIRAVPTMISRLSVQGGDQAAQAILTTDLRPKTVAVQAQIAGRLVTIGGMAKGSGMIHPNMATMLAYLTTDAAIAPSALQRALKSATDRSFNCITVDGDTSTNDTVLCLANGLAKNRTIQQGTHCYGVFERLLTEAAQALALMICRDGEGVTKVVKVVVEGAATPAAAKQIAATVATSNLFKTALFGEDANWGRVMAAIGRSGVVINPDKIVVRFDDIVMVKHGVGTGRDTEKKIAKIFKQKEFTVAIHLAQGSARAHMWTTDLSYDYVRINASYRS, encoded by the coding sequence ATGGTGGGACGAAAACGTATCGGGATCACCGCACCACTGGGGTTTCAAGCCACCGGTGTTCATTGCGGAATCAAGAAATCCAAATTGCTCGATTTGGCCCTTTGTGTATCTGAAGTCAGCGGACCGATCGCAGGGGTATTTACCAAGAACTGTGTCGCGGCTGCGCCGGTGCTCCTCGATCGACGTCATCTTCGATCTCATCGTGGGCGAGCGATCATCGTGAATAGCGGAAATGCCAATGCCTGCACGGGGAAACAAGGATTAATAGATGCCGAAGCTATGGCAACGGCTGTCGCACGGCGGTTGGTTGTGCCTGTGGAACATGTCTTCGTGGGATCGACCGGCGTAATCGGTCGATCGCTGCCGGTTGAGCGTATTATCAGAGCCGTTCCGACGATGATTTCTCGTCTCAGTGTGCAGGGGGGCGATCAAGCCGCCCAGGCTATTTTGACCACCGACCTACGGCCGAAAACCGTTGCAGTGCAGGCCCAAATTGCTGGTCGCCTCGTCACCATCGGGGGGATGGCAAAGGGCTCAGGGATGATTCATCCGAACATGGCAACCATGCTAGCGTACTTGACGACCGATGCGGCGATCGCTCCATCGGCCCTTCAACGTGCGCTGAAATCCGCGACTGATCGGTCATTCAACTGCATTACCGTTGACGGTGATACCAGCACAAACGACACGGTGCTCTGCCTCGCCAATGGTCTTGCGAAGAATCGAACGATTCAACAGGGTACGCATTGCTACGGCGTTTTCGAACGTCTCTTGACCGAGGCCGCGCAAGCGTTAGCCCTCATGATCTGTCGCGATGGCGAGGGAGTGACGAAGGTCGTGAAAGTCGTAGTCGAGGGGGCCGCGACGCCGGCAGCGGCGAAACAAATTGCTGCGACTGTGGCAACTTCGAACCTATTTAAGACCGCATTGTTCGGGGAGGACGCCAATTGGGGCAGGGTCATGGCGGCTATCGGGCGATCTGGTGTGGTGATCAATCCTGATAAAATCGTGGTGCGATTCGATGACATTGTGATGGTGAAACACGGTGTGGGTACGGGACGTGATACGGAAAAGAAGATTGCCAAAATCTTCAAACAGAAAGAGTTTACTGTTGCGATCCATCTCGCACAAGGCTCAGCCCGCGCACATATGTGGACCACGGACCTTTCCTATGACTATGTCCGTATTAATGCCAGCTATCGGTCTTAG
- a CDS encoding N-acetyl-gamma-glutamyl-phosphate reductase codes for MDKKFRVAIAGASGYAGAELVRLAAAHPHFTITAVTSEKSAGQPIASVFPSLRGMIEHRFEALAPDALAERADAVFLALPHTKSQDPVAVCVKAGKPVVDLSADYRLKQIAAYEEWYQTSHAHPHLLQEAVYGLPELHRNTIAKSRLVASPGCYPTAAILQLAPLFSRGLVQPETIVIDAKSGVSGAGRSPALAYHFPEAHESLEPYKIGQHRHTPEIEQELSRLHALSGLKEKLTTVIVTFTPHLVPMNRGILSTAYCKLVRTMPLPDLRDLYREFYKGERFVRLCEDVVPNPRYIRGTNYCDVGVYADSRAGWVVTVAAIDNLVKGAAGQAIQAMNLMLGIAEETGLTAPASYP; via the coding sequence ATGGACAAGAAGTTTCGCGTTGCGATAGCAGGGGCTAGTGGATATGCCGGTGCAGAGCTTGTTCGGCTTGCTGCTGCCCACCCCCATTTCACAATCACGGCAGTCACCTCGGAAAAGTCCGCCGGGCAGCCGATCGCATCCGTCTTTCCAAGCCTCAGGGGAATGATTGAACATCGTTTCGAAGCCCTGGCACCGGATGCGTTGGCCGAGCGGGCCGACGCTGTTTTTCTGGCCCTTCCCCATACGAAATCTCAGGATCCTGTCGCGGTCTGTGTAAAGGCTGGTAAACCGGTCGTTGATCTGAGCGCGGACTATCGATTGAAGCAGATCGCTGCGTATGAAGAGTGGTATCAAACGTCGCACGCCCATCCACATCTCCTGCAGGAGGCCGTCTATGGCCTGCCGGAACTGCACAGGAATACGATTGCGAAGTCACGACTAGTCGCCTCGCCAGGCTGTTATCCAACGGCCGCCATCCTGCAATTGGCACCACTGTTTTCAAGGGGGCTTGTACAACCTGAGACCATCGTCATCGATGCAAAATCAGGTGTGTCTGGTGCCGGACGAAGTCCGGCGCTTGCCTATCATTTTCCAGAAGCGCATGAGTCGTTGGAGCCCTATAAGATCGGTCAACATCGTCATACGCCCGAAATCGAGCAGGAGTTATCAAGGCTTCATGCATTGTCGGGACTCAAGGAAAAACTCACGACAGTGATTGTGACGTTCACCCCTCATCTGGTCCCAATGAATCGGGGGATCTTGAGCACAGCGTACTGCAAGCTTGTCCGAACGATGCCGTTGCCCGATCTTCGAGATCTGTACCGAGAGTTTTACAAAGGCGAGCGGTTCGTCCGGCTGTGTGAGGATGTGGTCCCCAATCCACGCTACATCAGAGGGACGAATTACTGTGATGTCGGTGTGTACGCCGATTCGCGAGCTGGGTGGGTTGTGACGGTGGCGGCTATCGACAATCTTGTCAAGGGGGCTGCCGGACAAGCCATTCAGGCAATGAACCTTATGCTCGGGATTGCCGAAGAGACGGGCCTGACGGCACCAGCCAGTTATCCGTAA
- the rpsI gene encoding 30S ribosomal protein S9, with product MAVVTQYATGRRKCAIARAWVTGTAGEIVVNEKPLEQAFPRLTLRQIIQLPLEMAGVIGKYSISATVYGGGPTGQAGALRHAIARALVTMTPSTRGPLKKEGLLTRDSRVKERKKYGQKGARKRFQYSKR from the coding sequence ATGGCAGTGGTGACACAGTACGCAACAGGTCGGAGAAAGTGCGCAATCGCTAGAGCTTGGGTGACGGGAACGGCTGGTGAGATTGTAGTGAATGAGAAACCGTTGGAGCAGGCGTTTCCCCGATTGACGCTCCGGCAAATCATTCAACTCCCGCTCGAAATGGCCGGCGTCATAGGGAAGTATTCGATCAGCGCCACGGTGTATGGCGGCGGCCCGACGGGACAAGCTGGAGCGCTTCGCCATGCGATCGCTCGAGCGCTCGTGACGATGACGCCCTCCACACGAGGCCCGTTGAAGAAAGAAGGATTGCTCACGCGTGATTCACGGGTGAAGGAACGTAAGAAGTACGGACAGAAGGGAGCTCGTAAGCGGTTCCAATACTCCAAGCGCTAG
- the rplM gene encoding 50S ribosomal protein L13 encodes MMTYVEKPTQVQESWHLVDADGKTLGRLAARVASVLRGKHRPTFTPNVDMGDHVVIVNAEKIRLTGTKMETKLYRRHTGYPGGLKTATAAHLFRKDPTQLLTKAIEGMLPKTPLGNGMARKLRVYVGPNHPHQAQRPETISL; translated from the coding sequence ATGATGACGTACGTTGAAAAACCGACTCAGGTACAAGAATCCTGGCATCTGGTGGATGCGGACGGGAAAACGTTAGGCCGTTTGGCTGCACGGGTAGCGAGTGTGCTCAGGGGAAAGCATCGACCCACGTTCACCCCAAACGTCGATATGGGTGATCATGTCGTGATTGTGAATGCGGAAAAGATTCGGTTGACCGGCACGAAGATGGAGACCAAACTCTATCGGCGGCACACTGGTTATCCCGGAGGCCTGAAGACCGCGACTGCCGCACATTTGTTTCGGAAAGACCCTACTCAACTCCTCACCAAGGCGATCGAGGGGATGCTTCCTAAGACGCCGCTTGGGAATGGTATGGCACGAAAGCTTCGTGTCTATGTGGGCCCAAACCATCCCCATCAGGCTCAACGTCCGGAAACAATTTCTTTATAG
- a CDS encoding bifunctional nuclease family protein: MEMPASQEKESLIQLTVDRVVEDSNTDTRIIVLARSDGGAEHFMVWVGASEGEAIRRAVDAAITPRPMSHDLVKSFGEHFGIKTERVVLTDVKGSTYYATVFLENKGVGRTIDARPSDAIALALRCQAPIYVTQDVWRRRSGQNLDAWLSKLETKEV, from the coding sequence ATGGAGATGCCTGCGTCACAAGAAAAGGAGTCTTTGATCCAGCTCACGGTTGATCGAGTCGTTGAAGATTCGAATACCGATACGCGGATCATTGTGCTCGCCCGGTCGGACGGTGGGGCAGAGCATTTCATGGTATGGGTCGGAGCCTCGGAAGGAGAAGCCATCAGACGTGCGGTGGATGCCGCCATTACACCACGGCCGATGAGCCACGATCTCGTCAAGAGTTTTGGTGAGCACTTCGGAATCAAAACGGAGCGTGTAGTCTTGACGGATGTCAAGGGCAGTACGTACTATGCCACGGTATTCCTGGAAAATAAGGGAGTCGGTCGAACCATCGATGCCAGACCGAGCGACGCGATCGCATTGGCTCTCCGATGTCAGGCACCCATTTATGTGACGCAGGATGTGTGGAGACGGCGGAGCGGTCAAAACCTGGATGCGTGGTTGTCCAAGTTGGAAACCAAAGAAGTCTAA
- a CDS encoding bifunctional nuclease family protein: protein MITQMQVKGLMFDPYNNAYIVILRDDEQSEMLPIWVGKSEASSISLALENVAPPRPMTHDFMKSYLDAFDAKVISVVITDLNENTYFSKIHLTYADSEYTVDSRPSDAIALALRSQAPIFASESVIRKQTSEELDQWLENLKPEDFGKMDT from the coding sequence ATGATCACTCAGATGCAGGTGAAGGGGCTCATGTTTGACCCCTACAATAATGCGTATATTGTCATCTTGCGCGACGACGAGCAGTCGGAGATGCTGCCGATCTGGGTCGGAAAGTCTGAGGCAAGCTCGATTAGTTTGGCTTTGGAGAATGTCGCTCCTCCCCGCCCGATGACGCATGACTTCATGAAATCGTATCTAGACGCGTTTGATGCCAAGGTCATCAGCGTGGTCATCACCGATCTGAATGAGAACACGTACTTCTCTAAAATACATCTGACCTATGCGGATTCCGAATATACCGTTGACTCCCGCCCGAGTGATGCCATTGCCCTGGCGCTCCGCTCTCAGGCTCCGATTTTTGCGAGTGAATCTGTGATTCGCAAGCAAACCTCGGAGGAACTCGATCAGTGGCTGGAAAATCTGAAGCCTGAAGATTTTGGAAAAATGGATACCTAG
- a CDS encoding Fe(2+)-trafficking protein: MADVSCVTCGQTGEAITTPLFLGKLEAEVKSKVCAECWKKWEGMRVMVINEYQVNLGDESGRELVRKQMKAFLKLGEQVDSSKVAENYRPQNS; the protein is encoded by the coding sequence ATGGCCGACGTTTCTTGTGTGACATGCGGGCAGACAGGCGAAGCGATCACAACTCCCCTCTTTCTCGGCAAGCTGGAAGCCGAGGTAAAAAGTAAGGTCTGCGCAGAATGCTGGAAGAAGTGGGAAGGCATGCGGGTGATGGTCATCAATGAATACCAGGTGAATCTCGGTGATGAGAGTGGACGAGAGTTGGTTCGCAAGCAAATGAAAGCCTTTCTGAAGCTGGGCGAACAGGTCGATTCATCGAAGGTTGCAGAGAACTACCGCCCACAGAACAGCTGA
- a CDS encoding sulfurtransferase TusA family protein — protein sequence MSDHQNVPTSELDLRGVICPYNFVKTKLKLETMKEGEVLSVLLDDGDPIRNVPRSVENEGHTVLAQERMDHAYRVLIRREDSV from the coding sequence ATGAGCGATCACCAGAATGTGCCGACCTCTGAGCTCGATCTACGTGGAGTGATTTGCCCCTACAACTTTGTGAAGACAAAGTTGAAGCTTGAGACCATGAAGGAGGGAGAGGTGCTGTCCGTCCTCTTGGATGACGGGGATCCGATCCGGAACGTGCCGCGCAGCGTCGAGAATGAAGGGCACACGGTCTTGGCTCAAGAACGAATGGATCACGCCTACCGAGTGTTGATTCGTCGGGAAGATAGTGTCTAG
- a CDS encoding rRNA small subunit methyltransferase 1 has translation MPGKRSQQNLRARTGSETGLSRSGRLYVVAVPIGDLDDLTVRAIRTLKTVDIIASEDPQVTQRLLSHHQIEGRVISYGPYHVKEKIEVLLQRLRQGTDVALVSDCGSPLIADPGHLLVAAAHAHHIPVVPIPGPSAVIAALSTTGLPCDAFFFFGHLPNNPARILRCLTVALERDVPTMVFCTATSVVCALRALIRLAPRRRIVLACDLTRTTERIISGTARRISQDLSGLQGQDMTLIVAGQKGR, from the coding sequence ATGCCTGGTAAACGGAGTCAACAAAACCTACGTGCTAGGACGGGTTCAGAAACAGGGCTTTCGCGAAGCGGTCGGCTCTATGTCGTGGCAGTACCGATTGGAGATCTGGACGATCTCACTGTTCGGGCGATTCGAACTTTGAAAACAGTCGATATCATTGCTTCCGAAGATCCTCAGGTCACGCAGCGGCTTCTTTCGCATCATCAGATTGAAGGAAGGGTGATCAGCTATGGCCCGTATCATGTGAAGGAAAAAATCGAAGTTCTTCTGCAACGTCTCCGGCAAGGCACGGATGTTGCCCTGGTATCAGACTGTGGATCCCCACTCATCGCCGATCCCGGCCATCTCCTTGTAGCTGCCGCTCATGCGCATCACATTCCTGTTGTCCCGATTCCTGGACCATCGGCCGTCATTGCCGCCTTGTCTACGACTGGATTGCCCTGTGACGCGTTCTTCTTTTTCGGTCATTTGCCGAATAACCCCGCACGTATCCTCCGGTGCCTAACCGTTGCGCTGGAACGGGATGTTCCGACAATGGTCTTTTGCACGGCGACATCTGTTGTCTGCGCGTTGCGCGCCCTGATACGTCTGGCCCCGCGACGTCGTATCGTCCTTGCCTGCGACTTAACGCGGACAACTGAACGTATTATTTCAGGGACCGCGCGTCGAATAAGCCAAGACCTATCCGGGCTACAGGGACAAGACATGACACTGATCGTGGCAGGACAAAAAGGCCGGTAA
- the ccsA gene encoding cytochrome c biogenesis protein CcsA — translation MAAVCFMMTLVLYIVATVSFFSYSLRRSEALSKVSLGITVGGFVFHTIALAIRMLGASSSTPPSFSEALTFFSWMIILVFLVVEFRHRIYVLGSFMVPLALVSLISAAALPESVPTLQPVLKTLWFHVTLSMLGTVGFTVAFVAGVMYLIQDRLLKSKQFNVLYSKLPALDFLDHLNQQSIVLGFPLLTLGIVTGAISADFSRGSYVSWNPEQTWALVTWVFYFVVLLGRLTVGWRAKRAAYLTVIGFAGVILTLVGVVLKEHTALS, via the coding sequence ATGGCAGCCGTCTGTTTCATGATGACCCTGGTTCTGTATATTGTAGCCACGGTCTCGTTTTTTTCCTATTCGCTCCGTCGTTCCGAAGCCCTCTCCAAGGTCTCGCTCGGCATTACGGTCGGTGGTTTCGTGTTCCATACGATTGCGCTCGCCATCAGAATGCTCGGAGCCTCTTCCTCTACACCGCCCAGCTTTTCCGAGGCCCTTACCTTCTTCTCCTGGATGATCATCCTCGTGTTTTTGGTCGTCGAGTTTCGCCATCGGATCTATGTGCTTGGCTCTTTCATGGTGCCCTTGGCTCTCGTGTCATTGATCTCAGCTGCCGCATTACCCGAAAGCGTCCCCACGCTGCAACCGGTCCTGAAAACCTTGTGGTTTCATGTGACGCTCAGCATGTTGGGGACCGTGGGATTCACCGTGGCGTTTGTTGCAGGAGTGATGTATCTGATTCAAGACCGGCTCCTCAAGTCCAAACAGTTCAACGTCCTTTACAGCAAGCTGCCTGCGCTCGATTTTCTCGACCACTTGAACCAACAATCGATCGTCTTGGGATTCCCCTTGCTCACACTCGGCATCGTGACGGGGGCGATCTCGGCTGATTTCTCTCGGGGATCGTATGTCAGTTGGAACCCGGAACAGACGTGGGCACTCGTCACCTGGGTCTTCTACTTCGTTGTGCTGCTTGGACGATTGACGGTAGGGTGGAGGGCTAAACGCGCGGCGTACCTGACTGTCATCGGCTTTGCCGGGGTCATTCTCACACTCGTGGGTGTGGTGCTCAAGGAACATACTGCATTGTCATAA
- a CDS encoding glutamyl-tRNA reductase — MHLIVVGLSHKTAPVEIRERLAVPESRLGEALTRLSSYAGIKEGILLSTCNRVEVYSVVDDVDTGYGRIQEFLADTHLSLSSEQLTPHLYWHTGDRAIAHLFRVAASLDSMIIGESQILGQLKDAFEVALAHKTTGVIMNKVVKKAISVAKRVRTETKIAEMAVSVSYAAVELAKKIFSNLDEKTVLLVGAGEMAKLAARHLIAHGVEHVRITTRTPQHAVDLAAKFGGTAVPFDQFKDDMASADIVLVSTGASHYLVGAEDVHRAVRERMNRPMFLIDISVPRNIDPAVRHVDNAFLFDIDDLKHRVEQNRAERVQEAEKAERMVLEEVATILEWMKSLEVTPTIVALRSRVDDIKRAEVEKVLGRLGHLSQQDRELVEGLASSIVNKLIHRTMITLKTEVNSSSGPAFVEAARRFFHLDQPTSSSRQTEECADLSRYLNDRSDSVDAEEPDQQPSMRKQAQ; from the coding sequence ATGCATCTGATTGTCGTTGGATTAAGCCATAAGACAGCCCCGGTTGAGATCAGAGAGCGGCTGGCCGTGCCCGAGAGTCGCCTGGGCGAAGCTCTCACTCGGTTGTCGTCATATGCCGGTATTAAGGAAGGCATTCTTCTTTCAACCTGTAATCGAGTGGAGGTGTACTCCGTCGTCGACGATGTGGACACGGGGTATGGCCGGATTCAGGAATTTCTTGCCGACACGCATCTCTCTTTGTCGTCGGAGCAGCTGACCCCTCATCTGTATTGGCATACCGGGGACCGGGCCATCGCCCATCTCTTCAGAGTCGCGGCAAGCCTCGACTCGATGATCATTGGGGAGTCGCAAATCCTAGGGCAATTGAAAGATGCATTTGAAGTCGCCCTGGCTCACAAGACGACCGGTGTGATCATGAACAAAGTCGTCAAGAAGGCCATCTCGGTCGCTAAGCGAGTGCGAACTGAAACAAAAATCGCCGAAATGGCGGTCTCGGTCAGTTATGCTGCGGTCGAGCTTGCGAAGAAGATTTTCTCGAATCTCGACGAGAAAACCGTGTTGTTGGTGGGAGCGGGTGAGATGGCTAAGCTGGCGGCCCGACACTTGATCGCACACGGGGTCGAGCACGTACGGATCACGACAAGAACTCCTCAGCATGCCGTCGATCTAGCCGCCAAGTTCGGGGGAACCGCGGTCCCGTTCGATCAGTTCAAGGACGATATGGCATCAGCAGATATCGTTCTGGTCTCCACGGGCGCGTCGCATTATCTTGTCGGTGCAGAGGATGTGCATCGTGCCGTCAGAGAACGGATGAATCGCCCGATGTTCTTAATCGATATCTCCGTTCCTCGCAATATTGATCCAGCTGTTCGTCATGTCGACAATGCCTTTCTCTTCGACATTGATGATCTCAAGCATCGGGTTGAACAGAACCGAGCCGAGCGGGTCCAAGAAGCGGAAAAAGCTGAGCGAATGGTCCTTGAGGAAGTGGCCACCATCTTGGAGTGGATGAAGTCATTGGAGGTTACTCCGACAATCGTTGCCCTCCGGAGCCGGGTGGATGATATCAAGCGAGCGGAGGTCGAAAAAGTCTTAGGGCGTTTGGGACATCTTTCTCAGCAAGATCGCGAGTTGGTCGAAGGACTGGCGTCATCAATCGTAAATAAATTAATTCATCGCACGATGATCACCTTGAAGACCGAGGTGAACTCCTCAAGCGGCCCTGCGTTCGTTGAAGCGGCCCGCCGTTTTTTTCACCTTGACCAACCTACCTCGTCGAGTCGACAAACGGAAGAGTGTGCGGACCTATCGCGCTACCTCAACGACCGGTCTGATAGCGTAGACGCTGAAGAGCCGGATCAGCAGCCATCCATGCGCAAACAAGCCCAGTGA